A window from Hemicordylus capensis ecotype Gifberg chromosome 2, rHemCap1.1.pri, whole genome shotgun sequence encodes these proteins:
- the LOC128348150 gene encoding nuclear receptor ROR-beta-like, whose protein sequence is MRAQIEVIPCKICGDKSSGIHYGVITCEGCKGFFRRSQQNNATYSCSRQRNCLIDRTNRNRCQHCRLQKCLALGMSRDAVKFGRMSKKQRDSLYAEVQKHQQSQEQGGGTKDDPETLSRVYTTSMSSGLSDLDDISMLSDGFLFDFPLTPDGNSTYYNLDLLTSAQPSPDQSSIDVSDAKFIKQESIYDLMLEPGLFPHGPLESSPLASDISMMEIEHLAQNVVKSHLETSQYTSEELKRLAWTLYSQDEIRSMQGKSCEAMWQLCALQISNAIQYVVEFAKRIDGFMELCQNDQIILLKAGCLEVLLIRMIRAFNPSNNTVLFEGKYGGMQMFKSLGCDDLVNSVFELGRNLCRLQLSDEEVALFTAAVLLSPDRPWLSESKKVQNLQDKVYLALQHEIQKKNSSEDRLSKMVSKLPLMKTICNLHLDKLEFFRLVHPETATNFPPLYKEVFNSELHYSEPRES, encoded by the exons ATGCGAG CGCAAATAGAAGTGATCCCCTGTAAGATCTGCGGGGACAAGTCTTCAGGAATACACTACGGTGTCATCACATGTGAAGGATGCAAA GGATTCTTCCGCAGAAGCCAACAAAACAACGCCACCTATTCTTGCTCGCGACAGAGGAACTGCCTCATTGACCGAACCAACCGGAACCGGTGTCAGCATTGCCGCTTGCAGAAATGCCTGGCCTTGGGCATGTCCCGTGACG CGGTGAAGTTCGGACGTATGTCTAAGAAGCAGCGGGACAGCCTATACGCTGAGGTCCAAAAACACCAACAGAGCCAGGAGCAGGGCGGCGGGACGAAGGACGACCCGGAGACTTTGTCACGGGTGTACACCACCAGCATGAGCAGCGGACTCTCCGACCTCGACGACATCTCCATGTTGTCGGACGGCTTCCTCTTCGACTTCCCCTTGACCCCCGACGGGAACAGCACCTACTACAACCTTGACCTCTTGACCTCGGCCCAGCCGTCACCCGACCAGTCCAGCATTGACGTCAGTGACGCCAAGTTCATTAAACAAGAATCCATCTATGACCTCATGCTGGAACCCGGGCTCTTTCCTCATGGCCCACTGGAGAGCAGCCCCTTGGCCTCGGACATTTCAATGATGGAGATTG AACACCTTGCACAGAATGTGGTCAAATCGCACCTGGAGACCTCACAATACACTAGCGAGGAGCTGAAGAGGCTAGCCTGGACACTTTACTCGCAGGACGAGATCAGGAGTATGCAGGGCAAG AGTTGTGAGGCCATGTGGCAGCTTTGCGCCCTGCAGATCTCCAACGCCATCCAGTACGTCGTCGAATTCGCCAAACGCATCGATGGCTTCATGGAGCTGTGTCAGAATGACCAAATCATTCTCCTCAAAGCAG GTTGTCTGGAGGTGCTCCTTATCCGGATGATTCGAGCCTTCAACCCGTCAAACAACACTGTGCTCTTTGAGGGGAAATACGGCGGAATGCAGATGTTCAAGTCTCTCG GTTGTGACGACCTCGTCAACTCCGTCTTCGAGCTAGGAAGGAACCTTTGCCGGCTGCAGCTCTCGGACGAGGAGGTGGCGCTCTTCACCGCGGCTGTCTTACTCTCGCCAG ATCGCCCCTGGCTGTCGGAGTCCAAGAAGGTCCAGAACCTCCAGGATAAGGTCTACTTGGCTCTGCAGCATGAGATCCAGAAGAAAAACTCCAGCGAAGACAGACTCTCaaag ATGGTCTCCAAACTGCCCCTGATGAAGACAATCTGCAACCTGCACCTGGATAAGTTGGAGTTTTTCCGCCTGGTCCACCCCGAGACTGCCACGAACTTCCCTCCCCTTTACAAGGAGGTCTTCAACTCAGAGCTGCACTACAGCGAACCCCGGGAAAGTTAA